The genomic stretch TCGACGTGAAATACGCGATCCACCCCGTCGCAGGCCGGATGCCGGGGCACATGAACGTGCTGCTGGCAGAAGCGGAAGTGTCGTACGAGATCGTCCATGAGATGGAGGACATCAATGGCGAGTTCGGCCAGGTGGACGTGGTGCTGGTGCTCGGCGCGAACGACGTCGTGAATCCGGCGGCCAAGAACGATCCGAAGTCGCCGATCGCGGGCATGCCGATCATCGAGGCGTACAAGGCGCGTACGGTGATCGTCAACAAGCGTTCGATGGCAGCGGGCTATGCCGGTCTGGACAACGATCTGTTCTACATGGACAAGACCATGATGGTCTTCGGTGATGCGAAGAAGGTGATCGAGGAGATGATCAAGGCCGCCTAGCCGGCTCCGATGACGGGCCCCATGTCCGCGCGGACTGAAACAGCGGTCGATCAGTTGCAGCCAATTCTAATCGTGGCGCAGGCCTCGTCGGCTTGATCCGATTTCCGTTATGGATCGCCGTATCGCTGCGCTGTCTTCAGTTTCCAACCCGCTTCCATGACTGAACCTGAGGGTTTGCCTGGAAGCATTTTTCGCGACGAAGGAGTGAACATGAAGTCGACTTTGCGGTACCTGGTGCTGACTGTGGCCCTGCTGACGCAGGGTGGGATTGACGTGGCCCAGGCGGCAGGTGCGCCGATGGGGGTTTTCATCGCAACACCCCAGCAACTCTCGATCAACCAGAGCGCGTCGAAGACTGTCGGCGTGTCGCAGGTCAGCGGCCAGAGCGCTCAGGTCCTCTACGGCGATCCGACGAAGCCAGGCCTTTATACCGTGCTGCTGCGTCTTGAACCGCACAAACGCATCATGCCGCTCTCGCACCCGGATTCGCGCTTCGTGACGGTCCTTTCGGGAACCTTCCGCATCGGATTTGGCGACAGATATGACGAGGCGGGGCTCAGGGCGTTGCCACCCGGAGGCATCTACACGGAACCTGCCCACGCGAACCACTTCGGCGAGACGGGGGATGAGCCAGTAGTTGTCGCGATCACCGGCTACGGTCCGAGCGGCACAACCTATGCGAACCCCGCCGAGGCGCCGAAACCGGCCAAGTAGGCTGCCAGTGTCACCGCGGAAAGCATAAGCGCGCCGCAGGCAAGCCGCTAACCTGCTCCGCGCTCCCGACAATTGGGCAAACCCTGACCGGAGACCCTGGCTCAGGCAAGTAGAGACCCAATCACCGAAGCGGCATCAACGGACGGTCGTCACGTAACTGGCCGCCACACGGTGTCCGCATTCCAGATCAGGAAAGAGGAGAACCCATTGAAAGCCGAACTGACTGCAACACCCGATTACCGTCTCGACGCAGTCGTGTTATCCGCAGCGCGTGTCCTGCTGTCGGTGCCGTTCATTTGCGGCGGGATCAAGAACCTGCTGGCCTATAGCGGATTCGTTGGCTACCTCGCTTCGAAGGGCATGCCCATACCGGCAGTCCTGGCGGCGCCATCGATTGCCACCGATCTTGTCGGTGGCCTGTTGCTGATACTTGGCGTTCGCTTGCGGCTGCTGGCGCCTTATCTCGCGTTGTACACCATCTTCACGGCGTTCGTCGGGCATCCGTTCTGGCTGGTCGACGATCCGCTCGCCCACGACGAGATGGCCTTCCAGTTCTGGAAGAACCTGTCGATTGCCGGCGGGTTATTGGGGATGTCCGTCGCCACCGCGATACAGCCAAAACGACGGGCTGTTTCCGGAGTCTGAGCCACCCAGCGGGTCCGACCGGGCTCGTCACCTAGAAGAGGCCAGGCCCGCGGGATAGCAGGTTTGGCTCAACCCGTTCGTTGTGGTGCAACGCCAATCGTAAAATTAGCTATTAAGTTCGTAGTACATAACATAAGAACGAAATAAATGGAGACGATGAATGAAAAAGCAGTTCGCGTTTGCATCAGGCATTCTCATATGCACTGCGGCTCAGGCCCAAAGTTCCGTTACGCTGTACGGCATACTCGACAATGGCATTTCATATGTCAGTAACCAGAAGACGGCGGGAGGAACGGGTCACAGCAATGTGTTTGCCTCTTCGTCGAATATCGTTGGCAACCGTTGGGGCATGATGGGCGCTGAAGAACTCGGGGGTGGGCTCAAGGCAGTATTCAGGCTGGAAAGTGGATTTTCCGGTCAAACCGGTGCGCTTCAGCAAGGCGGCCGGCTGTTTGGACGACAGGCGTGGGTCGGACTGTCGGACTCCGGCTATGGCACGCTCACGATCGGGCGCCAGTATGACTCGGTCGTGGACTATCTTGCACCGCGCAGTCTGGCGCAGAGCTTCGTCGGCGGACTTGAGTTCTCCCATCCGATGGACAATGACAATTTTTCGGATTTCTTCCGGCTCGACAACTCCGTCAAGTTTGCGAGCGTCGACTATCGCGGCCTGAAATTCGGCGGGCTCTATGCGTTGTCCAATCGTGCGGGCGGGTTCAACGATAATCGTGCATTCAGTGGCGGCGCTACCTACAACACGGGTCCGCTTACCCTCAGCGCATCTTTCATGCAGATCGATCACCTGGGCGATGGCGCTAACGGCGCGCTCGATGGGTCCAGCACGTCGGGCGACAGTACCTTTCACGCCAGGCGCCAGCAGGTCTGGGGCGCTGGCGTTAATTACGCCCTCGGCGCCGCGACGTTCGGGCTGGTCTGGAGCGAATCGGTCCTGACCGATGCAACTGCCGTGAATCGGGGCAATTCGCTCGCACCGGTCTCGACCGGTTCGCCGACGGATCTTCGTTTCAGTAACTATGAGGCGAACGTACGCTATCTGGTTACGCCTGCGTGGTCGATGGCCGCCTCGTACACATTCACCGACGGACGATATTCGAACGCCTCGATCAACGCGAAGCCGAGATGGAGCCAGTTCAATGTGATGACCGGGTATGCGCTGTCCAAGAGTACTGATGTCTATCTGATGGCTGAATACCAGCATGTAAGCGGTGCGTCCGGCACGATTTTTAGCGGTGCATTCATCGGGGGAAGTGGGGGGGCTTCGGCGACAAACCGACAGTTCCTGACGAGTGCCGGGCTTCGCGTTCGATTCTAGAGGCGCCTGGGATTGCGGGTTGTGGGGCGGTCGCTGCGATGTGTGTCTAGCGACTGCTTCCGTTGAATTTGTGCGAGTTCCCTCAAGCACACAACCTGTCCAATCATACCGCGCTCTTGCAATCGGCCTGGTGCCGCTCCTTCCTCTCGTCCTTGGCCCACCATCCTCGTTGGAGTTCCTGAAGCTGCGAAAGCCAACCCGATGTGCGATGGGTGTACGTATAGCGGATCCGCACAGCATTACGTCGCTGTACAACGCTCCACATGGCGAAGGGTGCCGGAGTTGCAGGCATACGATCGTCAAGTTTGAAAAGGAGAACACAAATTCATGAGCCGTCTGTCATTTCACTGCAAATTGTGGTCGCTCGTTGGAGTCGTCTGGATCACGCTCGCGATGATAGGCTTCCTGAGCGTACTTCAGCAGCGTCATGCATTGCTCGACGATCGCAAGGCCACGCTCGACGCTATGCTCGACGCTGCGGCCCACGTGATCGAAGCCTACAAGGGCAAGGGCAACGCTGGAGAGATGACCCTGGCAGACGCGCAGAGCGCCGCGCTATCCGAACTTGGCCGCCTTCGATACGGGACGGACGGCTACATCTTTGTGACGACGCGCGAACCTGTCATGTTGCTCAATCCCGCCCGCCCACAGTTGGTCGGCACGTACGTGGGCAATCTGAGAGACGCCAAAGGCAATCTGTTGTTCGCCGGCATCACCGAGGCAATTCGAATGGGTCGCGGCTACATTCAGACCAGTACGCCAAAACCTGGCGCAAGGACAAATTCTGAAAAGCTATCCGCGGTCCGGACGGTGAGCGGCTGGAACTGGGTAGTCGGCACGGGTCTGTACGTTGATGATATCAATGCGCTCTTTGTCCGGAATGCGCTGGTGCAGGGAGCGGAGATACTGGTCGCCAGGTTTCCTGGCGTCGGCGCTCGCGATATGGATCATTCGCAGCGTGAGCCGGGAGATTGGTGGCGACCCCGCTTACGCGCAGGAAGTTGCACACCAGATCGCTCTGGGGAACCTCGACTCTTCGTTCGAAACGACGCACAATGAGGAAACGAGTCTGCTTTGTTCGTTGGTGAAGATGCAGGCCCAGCTATCAGATACCATCATCTCGATAAAAACTTCCTCGACGACAATCGCCGAGGCGGCGGGTCAGATCGCCGACGGTAACATGGACCTTTCTTCGCGCACCGAACAGCAGGCCGCATCATTGCAGCAGACTGCGGCGAGCATGGAGCAACTGACCGCTACCGTGAAGCAGAATTCCGAGAACGCGGAGCAGGCGAGCGATTTCGCGAAGGAGGCGCGAAGTGTCGCGAACGAGGGCAGCGCGATGATCCAGGACGTTGTCAGGACAATGTGCGATATCAGTGAGAGCTCGGACCGTATGGCCGATATCATCGCGATGATAGAAGGTGTGGCTTTCCAGACCAACATCCTTGCGCTTAACGCGGCAGTGGAAGCTGCGCGCGCTGGCGACCATGGACGTGGCTTTGCGGTGGTTGCCGGGGAAGTTCGCCTACTTGCGCAGCGCTCGGGCTCGGCCGCAAAGGAAATCAGGGTGCTAATCGAGACATCAGGCTCGCGCGTAACGCTAGGTATGGAGCGCGTCCGTGGGGCAGGCGAGACAATGAGCCGTATTGAATCGGCAATCGAGCGGGTTACTACGATCATGGCTGAAATCGCCTGGGCATCACACGAACAGAGCCGGGGTATCGAACAGGTTGGTATCGCGGTCGAACAGATGGACGAGGTCACACAGCAAAACGCTGCGCTTGTACAAGAGGCAGCCGCCGCTGCCGCTGGTCTCGATGAGCAGGCCGAGCAGCTACGCTACGCCGTGAGCTTCTTTCGCATTGCAAAAGCGCCGTGCTACGAACGCGGGTAAGGCGCCATTGTCGATTTCCGCGCACACGCCTTGATGCCCGACAGGCCGCGTGCCATCGTGCCGCCCAACATCTGAGTAATGGTCCCACCTGCTACCGTGAATACGACGGCAGGCTGCGCGGAGCCGCTCGTAGTCGGGGAAGATACAGCTTCATGGTAATCCCACATCGCATTCGCCGCTGGGGGATCCTGTCGACGGTTCATTCGCTTCAGTCTTCCCGAACACGGCATTGTGGATCCGCCTACCGCGACGCGTACCGTGCTGTGCAACAGAAATTCTTCTATAAACCGTATAGGGTTCGCGACGAGTCGTCGCGACGCATCGACATCACCGGTACGCGCCGAAAAGCCGTATCCGTTTCCGCATGATGCTTTGGCGTCGGCGCACAGTTGCAGGGAAATGCTCCAGTTAGCGTGACGAGCGGATCGCTTGCTAAGGTACGATTGAAACCTCACCCTCCACATCGTGCGTCGCAACGCATTCTGCGATTTGCTCACAACAAATGTTGGCGGACATAAAAACGATGGGGATGATCTGCCACGGCCAGACAGCCGATGGCACGGGCGCTCGCGGAGTTCTCCACGACCTGAGTCTCGCTGACTCATGTCCGACTTGATCTTGTAAGGCGACGTCATTACGCCGTGGTGCATGCGCGGGGGCAACGAGAATGAATAGCCTTGCCGCTAAATCGAGCTATGATGGATCGCGCTCTCCAGTTTGCCCATTATGGCGAAAGCGACAATTCCGGGCATCCGTAAAGACTCACGTTCGCTTGAAAAGTCTCGCCTATGGGCCGCTGGCCGATACGATTCAGCAAGACAAATAGATCCGGCGATGCGTTGGAACGGTCGGGTGGCGAGCGGTCCCTGCGATCTGCGGTTGCGCCGACGTCCCCTTGCTGCACCATCTG from Paraburkholderia hospita encodes the following:
- a CDS encoding cupin domain-containing protein, whose amino-acid sequence is MKSTLRYLVLTVALLTQGGIDVAQAAGAPMGVFIATPQQLSINQSASKTVGVSQVSGQSAQVLYGDPTKPGLYTVLLRLEPHKRIMPLSHPDSRFVTVLSGTFRIGFGDRYDEAGLRALPPGGIYTEPAHANHFGETGDEPVVVAITGYGPSGTTYANPAEAPKPAK
- a CDS encoding DoxX family protein; amino-acid sequence: MKAELTATPDYRLDAVVLSAARVLLSVPFICGGIKNLLAYSGFVGYLASKGMPIPAVLAAPSIATDLVGGLLLILGVRLRLLAPYLALYTIFTAFVGHPFWLVDDPLAHDEMAFQFWKNLSIAGGLLGMSVATAIQPKRRAVSGV
- a CDS encoding porin; this translates as MKKQFAFASGILICTAAQAQSSVTLYGILDNGISYVSNQKTAGGTGHSNVFASSSNIVGNRWGMMGAEELGGGLKAVFRLESGFSGQTGALQQGGRLFGRQAWVGLSDSGYGTLTIGRQYDSVVDYLAPRSLAQSFVGGLEFSHPMDNDNFSDFFRLDNSVKFASVDYRGLKFGGLYALSNRAGGFNDNRAFSGGATYNTGPLTLSASFMQIDHLGDGANGALDGSSTSGDSTFHARRQQVWGAGVNYALGAATFGLVWSESVLTDATAVNRGNSLAPVSTGSPTDLRFSNYEANVRYLVTPAWSMAASYTFTDGRYSNASINAKPRWSQFNVMTGYALSKSTDVYLMAEYQHVSGASGTIFSGAFIGGSGGASATNRQFLTSAGLRVRF
- a CDS encoding cache domain-containing protein is translated as MSRLSFHCKLWSLVGVVWITLAMIGFLSVLQQRHALLDDRKATLDAMLDAAAHVIEAYKGKGNAGEMTLADAQSAALSELGRLRYGTDGYIFVTTREPVMLLNPARPQLVGTYVGNLRDAKGNLLFAGITEAIRMGRGYIQTSTPKPGARTNSEKLSAVRTVSGWNWVVGTGLYVDDINALFVRNALVQGAEILVARFPGVGARDMDHSQREPGDWWRPRLRAGSCTPDRSGEPRLFVRNDAQ
- a CDS encoding methyl-accepting chemotaxis protein translates to MSREIGGDPAYAQEVAHQIALGNLDSSFETTHNEETSLLCSLVKMQAQLSDTIISIKTSSTTIAEAAGQIADGNMDLSSRTEQQAASLQQTAASMEQLTATVKQNSENAEQASDFAKEARSVANEGSAMIQDVVRTMCDISESSDRMADIIAMIEGVAFQTNILALNAAVEAARAGDHGRGFAVVAGEVRLLAQRSGSAAKEIRVLIETSGSRVTLGMERVRGAGETMSRIESAIERVTTIMAEIAWASHEQSRGIEQVGIAVEQMDEVTQQNAALVQEAAAAAAGLDEQAEQLRYAVSFFRIAKAPCYERG